In a single window of the Candidatus Poribacteria bacterium genome:
- a CDS encoding tetratricopeptide repeat protein, translating to MRPLLYIMIPVLILTIILAARFVTWDAIKGANPQAQAEVREGTASLRTWKIPHAIAAFTRAIETEPKYAEAYVKRGLAYYRAGQYKAAISDYTRTLDLNRYHADAFASRGDAYRALGDMQQAITDYSASLKKRWNARVMQRRAHTYFEQGTIAGAFADYNTVIKRQPSAAAYYARGNAYLRLSTESDEDRLRLALADLNQAIGLEQRFSGAYIHRAQVHARLGEQVSANADYRNAVDLFTETIRTWQGEPNALTQVYLWRAFAHQKLGEVDKAEIDVQETYERIFSFFLKKVRNCDIL from the coding sequence ATGCGACCACTCCTTTATATCATGATTCCAGTGTTGATCCTTACGATTATTCTCGCCGCCCGTTTTGTAACATGGGATGCAATAAAGGGTGCAAACCCACAGGCGCAAGCAGAGGTGCGGGAGGGGACAGCATCGTTGCGGACCTGGAAGATTCCACACGCAATAGCGGCGTTCACACGCGCTATTGAGACGGAACCTAAATATGCTGAAGCTTACGTGAAACGCGGACTGGCATATTATCGTGCGGGACAGTATAAAGCAGCCATCTCGGATTACACCCGAACGTTAGACCTGAATCGGTATCACGCCGATGCGTTCGCAAGTCGTGGCGATGCGTATCGAGCGTTAGGCGACATGCAACAGGCTATTACAGATTACTCAGCCTCACTAAAAAAAAGGTGGAACGCCCGTGTTATGCAAAGGCGGGCACATACCTATTTTGAACAGGGAACTATTGCGGGCGCGTTCGCCGACTACAACACTGTCATTAAACGGCAACCGAGTGCAGCGGCTTACTACGCCCGTGGTAATGCCTATCTACGGCTTTCCACCGAAAGTGACGAAGATCGTTTAAGACTCGCCTTGGCAGATTTGAATCAGGCTATCGGTTTGGAACAGCGTTTCTCGGGTGCGTATATCCATCGAGCGCAGGTGCATGCCCGCTTGGGAGAACAGGTATCGGCAAACGCTGATTATAGGAACGCTGTAGACCTTTTCACCGAAACAATTCGCACATGGCAGGGTGAACCGAACGCGCTGACACAAGTTTACCTCTGGCGTGCCTTCGCGCACCAAAAATTAGGCGAAGTCGATAAGGCAGAGATAGATGTCCAAGAAACGTATGAACGCATTTTTAGTTTTTTCTTGAAAAAAGTAAGAAATTGTGATATACTATAA
- a CDS encoding BMC domain-containing protein: protein MTGEALGLVETRGLVGSIEAADAMVKAANVHLIGYQQIGAGYVTVMVRGDVGAVKAATDVGAEAAARVGEVVSVHVIPRPHAEVETMLPKS from the coding sequence ATGACCGGAGAGGCATTGGGTTTAGTTGAAACGAGAGGCTTAGTTGGGAGCATTGAAGCTGCCGATGCTATGGTGAAAGCGGCAAATGTTCATCTTATTGGTTATCAGCAAATTGGTGCTGGCTACGTGACTGTCATGGTTCGTGGTGATGTTGGTGCTGTGAAAGCTGCAACGGATGTTGGGGCCGAGGCTGCGGCGCGCGTCGGTGAAGTAGTTTCAGTTCATGTGATTCCACGACCGCACGCTGAAGTCGAAACTATGTTGCCAAAATCTTAA
- the pduL gene encoding phosphate propanoyltransferase: MPDRALVELITQRVVNRLTTDQACSGCALRTCDAGNRACDVVAQQQQIPVGVSARHAHVTQEHLEILYGAGHQLTVYAPLYQPEAFAANETLTIVGKRMRAIEAVRILGPVRDYSQVEVAQTEAIRLGLNPPIRDSGDLAGADPITLIGPAGSIYLEEGAICATRHIHMTPGDANALGIHENDLLKVHFRGERALTFENVRPKIHEDYVLQMHLDTDDANAAGLKGGEPVEIVRDVG; this comes from the coding sequence ATGCCAGACCGTGCCCTTGTTGAGTTGATTACCCAGCGTGTTGTTAATAGACTCACGACAGACCAAGCCTGTAGCGGTTGCGCTTTGCGGACCTGCGATGCAGGCAACCGTGCTTGTGATGTCGTCGCACAACAGCAGCAAATTCCGGTTGGCGTTTCAGCACGACATGCCCATGTAACGCAGGAGCATCTTGAGATTCTATACGGTGCTGGACACCAACTGACTGTCTACGCTCCCCTCTATCAACCCGAAGCTTTCGCCGCCAATGAGACGCTAACGATCGTTGGGAAACGGATGCGTGCTATTGAAGCGGTTCGGATTCTTGGTCCCGTGCGAGATTACTCCCAAGTTGAAGTTGCTCAAACGGAAGCAATCCGGCTCGGATTAAATCCGCCTATTCGAGACTCAGGGGACCTTGCCGGTGCCGATCCGATTACCCTCATTGGTCCCGCAGGAAGCATTTATTTGGAGGAAGGGGCAATTTGTGCGACGCGGCACATCCATATGACCCCCGGAGATGCGAACGCACTCGGGATTCACGAGAACGACCTTTTAAAAGTGCATTTCCGTGGCGAGCGTGCGCTAACCTTTGAAAACGTCCGTCCCAAAATTCATGAAGATTATGTACTTCAGATGCACTTAGATACCGACGATGCCAATGCAGCAGGTTTAAAAGGCGGTGAACCCGTTGAAATCGTGCGCGATGTCGGTTGA